Proteins from a single region of Symphalangus syndactylus isolate Jambi chromosome 12, NHGRI_mSymSyn1-v2.1_pri, whole genome shotgun sequence:
- the ENTREP3 gene encoding protein ENTREP3 isoform X8: MLGMAGSVLSCKNAQLARDFQQCSLEGKVCVCCPSVPLLRPCPESGQELKVAPNSTCDEARGALKNLLFSVCGLTICAAIICTLSAIVCCIQIFSLDLVHTQLAPERSVSGPLGPLGCTSPPPAPLLHTMLDLEEFVPPVPPPPYYPPEYTCSSETDAQSITYNGSMDSPVPLYPTDCPPSYEAVMGLRGDSQATLFDPQLHDGSCICERVASIVDVSMDSGSLVLSAIGDLPGGSSPSEDSCLLELQGSVRSVDYVLFRSIQRSRAGYCLSLDCGLRGPFEESPLPRRPPRAARSYSCSAPEAPPPLGAPTAARSCHRLEGWPPWMGPCFPELRRRVPRGGGRPAAAPPTRAPTRRFSDSSGSLTPPGHRPPHPASPPPLLLPRSHSDPGITTSSDTAYFRDLYTKVLEEEAASVSSADTGLCSEACLFRLARCPSPKLLRARSAEKRRPVPTFQKVPLPSGPAPAHSLGDLKGSWPGRGLVTRFLQISRKAPDPSGTRAHGHKQVPRSLWGRPGRESLHLRSCGDLSSSSSLRRLLSGRRLERGTRPHSLSLNGGSRETGL, translated from the exons ATGCTTGGCATGGCTGGCTCTGTTCTCTCCTGTAAGAATGCTCAACTGGCCCGAGACTTCCAACAGTGCTCTCTG GAAGGAAAGGTCTGTGTGTGCTGTCCCTCTGTTCCCCTCCTCCGGCCCTGTCCAGAATCGGGGCAGGAACTGAAAGTTGCCCCTAACTCCACCTGTGATGAAGCCCGAGGGGCCCTCAAG aACCTGCTCTTCAGCGTCTGTGGACTCACCATTTGTGCCGCTATAATCTGTACCCTCTCTGCTATTGTCTGCTGCATTCAGATCTTCTCCCTGGACCTCGTGCATACG CAGCTGGCCCCTGAGCGGTCAGTCTCAGGCCCACTGGGACCTCTGGGCTGCAcgtccccgcccccagcccctctCCTACACACCATGCTGGACCTGGAGGAATTTGTCCCGCCTGTGCCCCCACCGCCCTACTATCCCCCAGAGTATACCTGCAGCTCAGAAACAGATGCACAGAG CATCACGTACAATGGCTCCATGGACAGCCCAGTGCCCTTGTACCCTACCGATTGCCCCCCTTCTTATGAGGCGGTCATGGGGCTACGAGGAGACAGCCAG GCCACTCTCTTTGACCCTCAGCTTCACGATGGCTCGTGCATCTGTGAGCGAGTGGCTTCCATTGTAGACG TGTCCATGGACAGCGGGTCTCTGGTGCTGTCTGCCATTGGTGACCTCCCTGGGGGCTCTAGCCCGTCGGAGGACTCGTGCCTGCTGGAGCTGCAGGGCTCCGTGCGCTCCGTGGACTACGTGCTCTTTCGCTCCATCCAGCGCAGCCGTGCCGGCTACTGCCTCAGCCTGGACTGTGGCCTGCGGGGCCCCTTCGAGGAAAGCCCCCTGCCACGGCGCCCCCCACGGGCCGCCCGCTCCTATTCCTGCTCTGCCCCTGAAGCTCCACCCCCACTGGGTGCCCCCACAGCTGCCCGCAGCTGCCACCGGTTGGAGGGCTGGCCGCCCTGGATGGGACCCTGCTTCCCCGAGCTGAGGCGGCGGGTCCCCCGGGGAGGGGGCCGCCCAGCCGCAGCCCCGCCCACCCGAGCCCCGACTCGTCGCTTCAGCGATAGCTCAGGTTCCCTCACCCCACCGGGGCACCGGCCTCCTCATCCCGCATCCCCACCACCGCTGCTGCTGCCACGGTCCCACAGCGACCCAGGCATCACCACCTCCAGTGACACTG CTTACTTCAGGGACCTTTATACCAAAGTGCTTGAGGAAGAAGCTGCTTCTGTTTCCTCTGCAGATACAG gGCTCTGCTCTGAAGCCTGCCTCTTCCGCCTAGCCCGCTGCCCTTCCCCCAAGTTGCTACGTGCCCGGTCAGCCGAGAAACGGCGCCCTGTGCCCACCTTCCAAAAAGTTCCCCTGCCCTCAGGCCCTGCACCTGCCCACTCCCTGGGGGACCTAAAGGGCAGCTGGCCAGGTCGGGGCCTGGTCACTCGTTTCCTCCAGATATCCAGGAAAGCCCCAGACCCCAGTGGGACTAGAGCTCATGGACATAAGCAG GTGCCCCGGAGCCTGTGGGGCCGGCCTGGCCGAGAGAGCCTCCACCTTCGCAGCTGCGGAGATCTGAGCTCTAGCTCTTCCCTGCGGCGTCTCCTGTCTGGCCGCAGGCTGGAGCGTGGTACCCGCCCCCACAGCCTCAGCCTCAACGGGGGCAGCCGGGAGACTGGGCTCTGA
- the ENTREP3 gene encoding protein ENTREP3 isoform X3 translates to MMPSPSDSSRSLTSRPSTRGLTHLRLHRPWLQALLTLGLVQVLLGILVVTFSMVASSVTTTESIKRSCPSWAGFSISFFSLLSVLCVMLGMAGSVLSCKNAQLARDFQQCSLEGKVCVCCPSVPLLRPCPESGQELKVAPNSTCDEARGALKNLLFSVCGLTICAAIICTLSAIVCCIQIFSLDLVHTQLAPERSVSGPLGPLGCTSPPPAPLLHTMLDLEEFVPPVPPPPYYPPEYTCSSETDAQSITYNGSMDSPVPLYPTDCPPSYEAVMGLRGDSQATLFDPQLHDGSCICERVASIVDVSMDSGSLVLSAIGDLPGGSSPSEDSCLLELQGSVRSVDYVLFRSIQRSRAGYCLSLDCGLRGPFEESPLPRRPPRAARSYSCSAPEAPPPLGAPTAARSCHRLEGWPPWMGPCFPELRRRVPRGGGRPAAAPPTRAPTRRFSDSSGSLTPPGHRPPHPASPPPLLLPRSHSDPGITTSSDTAYFRDLYTKVLEEEAASVSSADTGLCSEACLFRLARCPSPKLLRARSAEKRRPVPTFQKVPLPSGPAPAHSLGDLKGSWPGRGLVTRFLQISRKAPDPSGTRAHGHKQVPRSLWGRPGRESLHLRSCGDLSSSSSLRRLLSGRRLERGTRPHSLSLNGGSRETGL, encoded by the exons ATGATGCCCTCGCCTAGTGACTCCAGCCGCTCGCTGACCAGCCGGCCCAGCACCAGGGGCCttacccacctccgcctccaccGACCCTGGCTGCAGGCCCTGCTTACGCTGGGGCTGGTCCAGGTGCTCCTGGGCATCCTGGTGGTCACCTTCAGCATGGTGGCCTCTTCCGTCACCACCACCGAGAGCATCAAGAGGTCCTGCCCGTCTTGGGCTGGGTTCTCG atctccttcttctccttgctTTCGGTGCTCTGTGTCATGCTTGGCATGGCTGGCTCTGTTCTCTCCTGTAAGAATGCTCAACTGGCCCGAGACTTCCAACAGTGCTCTCTG GAAGGAAAGGTCTGTGTGTGCTGTCCCTCTGTTCCCCTCCTCCGGCCCTGTCCAGAATCGGGGCAGGAACTGAAAGTTGCCCCTAACTCCACCTGTGATGAAGCCCGAGGGGCCCTCAAG aACCTGCTCTTCAGCGTCTGTGGACTCACCATTTGTGCCGCTATAATCTGTACCCTCTCTGCTATTGTCTGCTGCATTCAGATCTTCTCCCTGGACCTCGTGCATACG CAGCTGGCCCCTGAGCGGTCAGTCTCAGGCCCACTGGGACCTCTGGGCTGCAcgtccccgcccccagcccctctCCTACACACCATGCTGGACCTGGAGGAATTTGTCCCGCCTGTGCCCCCACCGCCCTACTATCCCCCAGAGTATACCTGCAGCTCAGAAACAGATGCACAGAG CATCACGTACAATGGCTCCATGGACAGCCCAGTGCCCTTGTACCCTACCGATTGCCCCCCTTCTTATGAGGCGGTCATGGGGCTACGAGGAGACAGCCAG GCCACTCTCTTTGACCCTCAGCTTCACGATGGCTCGTGCATCTGTGAGCGAGTGGCTTCCATTGTAGACG TGTCCATGGACAGCGGGTCTCTGGTGCTGTCTGCCATTGGTGACCTCCCTGGGGGCTCTAGCCCGTCGGAGGACTCGTGCCTGCTGGAGCTGCAGGGCTCCGTGCGCTCCGTGGACTACGTGCTCTTTCGCTCCATCCAGCGCAGCCGTGCCGGCTACTGCCTCAGCCTGGACTGTGGCCTGCGGGGCCCCTTCGAGGAAAGCCCCCTGCCACGGCGCCCCCCACGGGCCGCCCGCTCCTATTCCTGCTCTGCCCCTGAAGCTCCACCCCCACTGGGTGCCCCCACAGCTGCCCGCAGCTGCCACCGGTTGGAGGGCTGGCCGCCCTGGATGGGACCCTGCTTCCCCGAGCTGAGGCGGCGGGTCCCCCGGGGAGGGGGCCGCCCAGCCGCAGCCCCGCCCACCCGAGCCCCGACTCGTCGCTTCAGCGATAGCTCAGGTTCCCTCACCCCACCGGGGCACCGGCCTCCTCATCCCGCATCCCCACCACCGCTGCTGCTGCCACGGTCCCACAGCGACCCAGGCATCACCACCTCCAGTGACACTG CTTACTTCAGGGACCTTTATACCAAAGTGCTTGAGGAAGAAGCTGCTTCTGTTTCCTCTGCAGATACAG gGCTCTGCTCTGAAGCCTGCCTCTTCCGCCTAGCCCGCTGCCCTTCCCCCAAGTTGCTACGTGCCCGGTCAGCCGAGAAACGGCGCCCTGTGCCCACCTTCCAAAAAGTTCCCCTGCCCTCAGGCCCTGCACCTGCCCACTCCCTGGGGGACCTAAAGGGCAGCTGGCCAGGTCGGGGCCTGGTCACTCGTTTCCTCCAGATATCCAGGAAAGCCCCAGACCCCAGTGGGACTAGAGCTCATGGACATAAGCAG GTGCCCCGGAGCCTGTGGGGCCGGCCTGGCCGAGAGAGCCTCCACCTTCGCAGCTGCGGAGATCTGAGCTCTAGCTCTTCCCTGCGGCGTCTCCTGTCTGGCCGCAGGCTGGAGCGTGGTACCCGCCCCCACAGCCTCAGCCTCAACGGGGGCAGCCGGGAGACTGGGCTCTGA